The following proteins come from a genomic window of Trifolium pratense cultivar HEN17-A07 linkage group LG4, ARS_RC_1.1, whole genome shotgun sequence:
- the LOC123922695 gene encoding protein ALP1-like → MVAAKHKPPKKKKKSYTNQNNLFALISKVTQTAQSFLSQNDLTLLPSQSLILDSLISSTSHSLSLLLKPSHPLFLTSTPQHNSWFHRFISSTSVSDSRWLDAFRMSNPSFFHLLDLLSPSLTSSIPNISPDFALAAAIFRLAHGAGYSSVARRFGISPSDACRAFFVVCKAVNDNLGNLFELRTDSDRVVVGFGFNSLPNCFGVLGLAGFEIEDESLSKNRFLMVQALVDSEGRFLDVSAGWPNSIKPETILHESKLYHDIEKSKELLQGPSYKLNDGSLIPQYILGDSCFPLLPWLLTPYNRVNEEDSFSSTENAFNCAHNRAMGLFGDAFGRLRTRWQLLSDSRKWKRECVEYLPFVVVTGCLLHNFLIRCNDPLLRDKGVSCVEKEGDDGLASEGVVDESAARIRDALALHLSKVSLRR, encoded by the coding sequence ATGGTTGCAGCAAAACACAAACCaccgaagaagaagaagaaatcataTACAAATCAAAACAATCTCTTTGCATTAATCTCCAAAGTAACACAAACCGCACAATCCTTTCTCTCTCAAAATGACCTTACACTTCTCCCTTCACAATCTCTCATTCTCGATTCCTTAATCTCTTCAACTTCTcactctctttctcttcttctcaAACCCTCACACCCCCTTTTTCTTACCTCCACCCCCCAACACAATTCCTGGTTCCACCGCTTCATTTCCTCCACCTCCGTCTCCGATTCACGATGGCTCGACGCTTTCCGCATGTCAAATCCATCTTTTTTCCATCTCCTCGATCTTCTCTCCCCTTCACTCACTTCTTCAATTCCAAACATTTCCCCTGATTTTGCCCTAGCCGCTGCCATTTTCCGATTAGCTCATGGCGCCGGGTACTCCTCCGTTGCACGGAGATTCGGAATCTCTCCTTCCGATGCTTGTCGCGCCTTTTTCGTTGTTTGCAAAGCTGTTAATGATAATTTAGGGAATTTGTTCGAGCTTCGTACTGATTCGGATAGGGTTGttgtgggttttggttttaattcaCTTCCCAATTGttttggggttttgggtttggctggttttgaaattgaagatgaaaGTTTGAGTAAAAATCGTTTTTTGATGGTTCAAGCATTGGTTGATTCTGAAGGTAGATTCTTAGATGTTTCAGCTGGGTGGCCGAATTCGATAAAACCCGAAACAATTTTGCATGAGAGTAAGCTTTATCATGATATTGAAAAATCAAAGGAATTGTTACAAGGACCATCTTATAAGCTAAATGATGGTAGTTTGATTCCTCAGTATATTTTGGGAGATTCATGTTTTCCTCTTTTGCCTTGGCTTTTAACACCTTATAATAGAGTGAATGAAGAAGATAGTTTTAGTTCAACTGAAAACGCGTTTAATTGTGCTCATAATCGTGCAATGGGGTTGTTTGGCGATGCTTTTGGGCGGCTTCGTACTAGGTGGCAGCTTCTGTCGGATTCAAGGAAGTggaaaagagagtgtgttgagTATTTGCCGTTTGTTGTTGTTACTGGTTGTTTGTTGCATAATTTTCTTATTAGATGTAATGATCCATTGTTAAGAGATAAAGGTGTGAGTTGTGTGGAAAAGGAAGGGGATGATGGTCTTGCTTCTGAGGGAGTGGTTGATGAGAGTGCGGCGAGGATAAGGGATGCACTTGCTTTGCATTTGAGTAAGGTGAGCCTCAGAAGATGA
- the LOC123881883 gene encoding calcium uptake protein, mitochondrial-like has product MLFSWGRRFQQSLRHNIRLLCTQSQRPTSSSSSSSSTLSSFGGLRNGGDERVRDFEYFLRSITSGVVVVGSTLGFWYYSSLSSPGANNSLHSFSDYATEDQFQQNYENKSKFLFNDSYRRRVFFNYEKRIRLQSPPEKVFEYFASNKAPGGEVFMTPADLMRAVVPVFPPSESGRVREGFLRGEQVPGTLQCAPSEFFMLFDTNSDGLISFPEYIFFVTLLSIPESSFSVAFKMFDIDNNGEIDKEEFKKVMALMRSQNRQGANHRDGRRLGIKTSIENGGLLEDFFGKDGTDCLQHEKFVQFLRQLHDEILRLEFSHYDYNKKGTISAKDFALSLVASADINHINKLLDRVDELDNDPDIREKRITFEEFKAFAELRKKLQSFSLALFSYGKVNGVLGKNDFQRAASQVCGVQVTDNVVDIIFHVFDANRDGSLSASEFIRVTQRREDGTSRYGLRSMISCWLNCVTSKCS; this is encoded by the exons ATGTTGTTTTCTTGGGGCAGAAGATTCCAACAGTCTCTAAGACATAACATAAGGTTGTTGTGTACCCAATCACAACGACCcacgtcatcatcatcatcttcttcttctacatTGAGCTCTTTTGGTGGGCTCAGAAATGGTGGTGATGAAAGGGTCAGAGATTTTGAGTATTTTCTTAGATCAATAACTTCTGGGGTTGTGGTTGTTGGTTCTACCTTAGGTTTTTGGTATTACTCTTCTTTATCTTCTCCTGGTGCTAATAACTCTTTGCATTCATTCTCTGATTATGCTACTGAAGATCAGTTTcaacaaaattatgaaaataaatcCAAGTTTCTCTTCAATG ACAGTTATAGAAGAAGAGTGTTCTTCAATTATGAAAAACGCATTCGCTTGCAGAGTCCTCCCGAAAAG GTATTCGAGTACTTTGCATCGAATAAAGCCCCTGGTGGTGAGGTTTTTATGACACCAGCAGATTTGATGCGTGCTGTGGTTCCTGTGTTTCCTCCTTCCGAATCAGGCCGTGTTAGGGAAGGTTTTCTGAGAGGGGAACAAGTTCCTGGCACGTTACAATGCGCTCCTTCTGAATTTTTTATGCTCTTTGACACAAACAGTGATGGACTCATTTCTTTTCCAGA GTACATATTTTTTGTTACTCTTCTCAGCATACCAGAATCCAGCTTTTCAGTGGCATTTAAAATGTTTGATATCGACAATAACGG GGAAATAGACAAGGAAGAATTCAAGAAAGTGATGGCCTTGATGCGATCTCAAAACCGACAAGGGGCTAACCACAGAGACGGACGGCGTCTCGGCATTAAAACTTCGATAGAAAATGGCGGTCTCTTGGAAGATTTCTTTGGTAAAGATGGAACGGATTGCTTACAACATGAAAAATTTGTTCAATTCTTAAGACAACTGCATGATGAG ATCTTGAGATTAGAATTTTCTCATTATGATTACAATAAAAAAGGAACCATTTCCGCCAAAGATTTTGCACTGTCCTTGGTTGCATCTGCAGACATCAATCACATAAACAAACTTCTGGACAGGGTCGACGAATTAGACAATGATCCAGACATACGAGAAAAAAGAATTACATTTGAGGAGTTCAAAGCTTTCGCTGAATTGCGGAAGAAGTTACAGTCCTTCTCTCTAGCCTTATTCAGTTATGGAAAAGTTAATGGAGTGTtgggaaaaaatgattttcaaagaGCGGCGTCTCAG GTATGCGGTGTCCAAGTTACAGATAACGTAGTTGacataatttttcatgtgtTTGATGCTAACCGTGATGGAAGCTTAAGTGCGAGCGAGTTTATTCGAGTTACACAAAGGAGAGAAGACGGTACATCACGTTATGGCTTAAGGAGTATGATATCATGTTGGTTGAACTGTGTAACTAGTAAATGTTCATGA
- the LOC123922696 gene encoding uncharacterized protein LOC123922696 gives MVIPKFETVFEILRPTGCIIKFLAVYDQPNAFIQFNTLSSRYNHPVTQCMEIPAAMNLLREHIHLFDGIAIDIRLAELNGYEFIRFVKAENIDRERSVCVTYDCNDAAVIANLENHVNNIVGGKCFITSLGTNDEPAPPTTPPRSCLRVSRSLGTTNDLPTPSTSLVQAMNDVTAFAAAPPNVLTQIGGASQTQLDIPLEMTRVQVVPVDSIRVTTTSSRTLERDNAKDDSVSSSTKKKHI, from the exons ATGGTGATTCCCAAGTTTGAAACTGTGTTTGAAATCCTACGCCCAACTGGTTGCATCATCAAGTTTCTTGCTGTTTATGATCAACCCAATGCCTTCATCCAATTCAACACACTGAGCAGTCGCTATAATCATCCAG TTACACAATGCATGGAGATTCCAGCTGCTATGAATCTCTTGCGGGAACATATCCATCTTTTTGATGGAATCGCGATCGATATTCGCTTGGCTGAACTTAATGGATACGAATTTATTCGATTTGTTAAAGCGGAAAATATTGATCGTGAACGTTCTGTTTGTG tgACATATGATTGCAATGATGCTGCGGTTATAGCAAATTTAGAGAACCATGTGAACAACATTGTGGGTGGTAAGTGTTTTATTACTTCTTTGGGTACCAACGATGAGCCTGCGCCGCCAACAACGCCTCCAAGAAGTTGTCTTCGAGTATCAAGATCTTTGGGTACCACCAACGATTTGCCTACGCCATCAACAAGTCTTGTTCAAGCCATGAACGATGTTACGGCTTTCGCAGCAGCACCACCTAATGTTTTGACTCAG ATTGGTGGTGCTTCTCAAACTCAACTTGATATTCCCCTTGAGATGACTCGTGTACAAGTAGTTCCTGTTGATTCAATTCGTGTAACAACTACTAGTAGTAGGACTCTTGAACGTGACAATGCCAAAGATGATAGTGTTTCAAGttcaactaaaaaaaaacatatatag